A genomic segment from Burkholderia plantarii encodes:
- a CDS encoding AraC family transcriptional regulator, with translation MDALSEMLSMLRVSSALSSRFEGHGAWAFRFPSYRHVKFGSVLRGQLFLWMDGESRHHRMEEGDFYLLTDGAPFCSASDPALAPADGVRCYREHRGADDVVRYVSPDPGPGSLPLVSLSSGRFTFENELSALLLAHLPPLIHLRAADVASHALGHVLALVHSETETARPGADVARASLATLVLVHALRAYLATSDAPAGWLGALADARIGRALSLMHASPAERWTVDSLAAAVGMSRTAFAQRFRRRVGSAPLEYLQAWRMSLAMTALSGSDESLARIAERVGYLSDTAFSIAFKRSTGESPGRFRSARRKGVGEAAPA, from the coding sequence ATGGATGCATTGTCCGAGATGTTGTCGATGCTGCGCGTGTCGAGCGCGCTGTCGTCGCGTTTCGAGGGGCACGGTGCCTGGGCTTTCCGGTTTCCGAGCTATCGCCACGTCAAGTTCGGCTCGGTGCTGCGCGGGCAACTGTTCCTGTGGATGGACGGCGAATCGCGCCACCACCGCATGGAGGAAGGCGATTTCTACCTGCTGACCGACGGCGCGCCGTTCTGCTCGGCGAGCGATCCCGCGCTGGCGCCGGCGGACGGGGTGCGCTGCTACCGCGAGCATCGCGGCGCCGACGACGTGGTGCGTTACGTGAGCCCCGACCCCGGCCCCGGTTCGCTGCCGCTCGTGAGCCTGTCGAGCGGCCGCTTCACGTTCGAGAACGAGCTGTCGGCACTGCTGCTCGCGCATCTGCCGCCGCTGATCCATCTGCGCGCGGCCGACGTGGCCTCGCACGCGCTCGGCCACGTGCTCGCGCTGGTACACAGCGAGACCGAGACGGCGCGGCCGGGCGCCGACGTCGCGCGCGCGAGCCTCGCGACGCTGGTGCTGGTCCATGCGCTGCGCGCCTATCTGGCCACCAGCGACGCGCCGGCCGGCTGGCTCGGCGCGCTGGCCGACGCCCGCATCGGCCGCGCGCTGTCGCTGATGCATGCGTCGCCGGCCGAGCGCTGGACCGTCGACTCGCTGGCGGCGGCGGTGGGGATGTCGCGCACCGCGTTCGCGCAGCGCTTCCGCCGGCGCGTGGGCAGCGCACCGCTCGAATACCTGCAGGCCTGGCGCATGTCGCTGGCCATGACGGCGCTGTCCGGCTCGGACGAGTCGCTCGCGCGGATCGCCGAGCGCGTCGGCTACCTGTCGGATACCGCGTTCAGCATCGCGTTCAAGCGCAGCACCGGCGAGAGCCCGGGGCGCTTTCGCAGCGCGCGGCGCAAGGGCGTGGGGGAAGCGGCGCCGGCTTGA
- a CDS encoding zinc-binding dehydrogenase: MQPTLMRAWQLERPGGALTLVDRPVPRARPGAVVVRMQSSVLMSYLRDYVDGRLPGYQVPSRPFVPGGNGVAIVHEVGRDVWHLRVGQRVMISPYSVARENVAEPARMLIGVTAGGEAGRRMQDDWPDGTLADYALLPAAALTPADALPDLDARRLATAMRYVVPYGGLLKGRLAAGETVVVSAATGAYGSAAVPLALALGAARVIAFGRNAAALGRVVAQAGARAVAVAASGEVAADAAALRAAAGGAGVSLAFDMVGNAADPNLTLAALHSLNTGGRLVLMGSMAVPLPLPYTEVMRHGWEILGQFMHARDAGRGVLALIAAGLLRPDACDAATFALPRLPEAIDAAARAAGTECVVVDHEA, translated from the coding sequence ATGCAGCCGACCCTCATGCGAGCGTGGCAGCTCGAGCGCCCCGGCGGCGCGCTGACGCTCGTCGATCGACCCGTCCCGCGCGCGCGGCCCGGCGCCGTGGTGGTGCGCATGCAGTCCTCGGTGCTGATGTCGTACCTGCGCGACTACGTGGACGGCCGGCTGCCCGGCTATCAGGTGCCGTCCCGGCCGTTCGTGCCGGGCGGCAACGGCGTGGCCATCGTCCACGAAGTGGGACGCGACGTCTGGCACCTGCGGGTCGGGCAGCGCGTGATGATCTCGCCGTATAGCGTGGCGCGCGAGAACGTGGCCGAGCCGGCGCGGATGCTGATCGGCGTGACGGCCGGCGGCGAGGCCGGCCGGCGCATGCAGGACGACTGGCCCGACGGCACGCTGGCCGACTACGCGCTGCTGCCGGCGGCGGCGCTGACGCCGGCCGACGCGCTGCCCGACCTCGACGCACGGCGCCTCGCGACCGCGATGCGCTACGTGGTGCCCTATGGCGGCCTGCTGAAAGGGCGGCTGGCCGCGGGCGAGACCGTGGTGGTGTCGGCCGCGACGGGCGCCTACGGTTCGGCGGCGGTGCCGCTCGCGCTCGCGCTGGGCGCGGCGCGCGTGATCGCGTTCGGGCGCAACGCGGCGGCGCTCGGGCGGGTGGTGGCGCAAGCCGGCGCGCGCGCCGTGGCGGTGGCGGCCAGCGGCGAGGTCGCGGCCGACGCGGCGGCATTGCGCGCGGCGGCGGGCGGCGCGGGCGTATCGCTCGCATTCGACATGGTCGGCAACGCGGCCGATCCGAACCTGACGCTGGCCGCGCTGCACAGCCTGAACACGGGCGGCCGCCTGGTGCTGATGGGCAGCATGGCCGTGCCGCTGCCGCTGCCCTATACCGAGGTGATGCGCCACGGCTGGGAGATCCTCGGCCAGTTCATGCATGCGCGCGATGCCGGGCGCGGCGTGCTGGCGCTGATCGCGGCCGGCCTGCTGCGGCCCGACGCCTGCGACGCCGCCACGTTCGCGCTGCCCCGGCTGCCCGAGGCGATCGACGCGGCGGCGCGCGCGGCCGGCACCGAATGCGTGGTCGTCGATCACGAGGCTTGA
- a CDS encoding MarR family winged helix-turn-helix transcriptional regulator, whose protein sequence is MNTPCLCTDLRQATRRLTELYDAALASLGINIAQYFLLRTIGGYQPVSLTELGRHAELDRSTVGRNVKVLERMELVGTGREGSDLREALVSLTPAGKALLRKATPAWERCQQGVEARLGAGNVEALRTALVRIDATL, encoded by the coding sequence ATGAACACGCCTTGCCTCTGCACCGATCTGCGCCAGGCCACGCGCCGGCTGACCGAGTTGTACGATGCCGCGCTGGCATCGCTCGGCATCAACATCGCCCAGTATTTCCTGCTGCGGACCATCGGCGGGTATCAGCCGGTGAGCCTGACGGAGCTGGGCCGCCATGCCGAGCTGGATCGCTCGACGGTCGGGCGCAACGTGAAGGTGCTCGAGCGGATGGAACTGGTCGGCACCGGCCGCGAAGGCAGCGACCTGCGCGAGGCGCTGGTGTCGCTGACGCCCGCGGGCAAGGCACTGCTGCGCAAGGCCACGCCGGCGTGGGAACGCTGCCAGCAGGGTGTCGAGGCGCGGCTCGGCGCCGGCAACGTCGAGGCGCTGCGCACCGCGCTGGTGCGAATCGACGCGACGCTCTGA
- a CDS encoding oxidoreductase, with product MSSMQTPIHSGFDATRTAREVVAGIDLHGTTAIVTGGYSGIGLETTRALAEAGARVIVPARTLAKAREALRDLPRTTIAELDLFDADSIDAFAAQYLAGGQPLPLLIQNAGIMATPLHYTAQGHEAQLAANHLGPFRLTARLWPALRQAGAARVVVLSSGAHRWAAFDFDDPDFRRRDYDKWTAYAQSKTAGVLFAVELDRRARGHGVRAFAVHPGRIETGLQRSIPLEEMQRVGWRDSNGEIPAALRASYKTPQQGAATTVWCATSPALAGLGGVYCEDNDIAAAVPADHQPLDGVLPWAIDGEAARRLWTLSERMTGVDFAI from the coding sequence GTGTCGAGCATGCAAACGCCCATCCACTCCGGTTTCGACGCGACACGCACCGCCCGCGAGGTCGTCGCCGGCATCGACCTGCACGGCACGACCGCGATCGTCACCGGCGGCTACTCCGGCATCGGCCTCGAGACCACGCGTGCGCTGGCCGAGGCCGGCGCGCGGGTGATCGTGCCGGCGCGCACGCTGGCGAAGGCGCGCGAGGCGCTGCGCGACCTGCCGCGCACCACGATCGCCGAACTCGACCTGTTCGACGCGGACTCGATCGATGCGTTCGCCGCGCAATACCTGGCCGGCGGGCAGCCGCTGCCGCTGCTGATCCAAAACGCCGGCATCATGGCCACGCCGCTGCACTACACGGCGCAGGGCCACGAGGCGCAGCTGGCCGCCAACCATCTCGGCCCGTTCCGGCTGACCGCGCGACTGTGGCCCGCGCTGCGGCAGGCCGGGGCGGCGCGCGTGGTGGTGCTGTCGTCGGGCGCGCATCGGTGGGCCGCCTTCGATTTCGACGATCCCGACTTCCGGCGGCGCGACTACGACAAGTGGACCGCCTATGCGCAATCGAAGACGGCCGGCGTGCTGTTCGCGGTGGAACTCGACCGCCGCGCGCGCGGGCATGGCGTGCGCGCGTTCGCCGTGCATCCGGGCCGGATCGAGACCGGCCTGCAGCGTTCGATCCCGCTCGAGGAAATGCAGCGCGTCGGCTGGCGCGATTCGAACGGCGAGATCCCGGCGGCGCTGCGCGCGAGCTACAAGACCCCGCAGCAGGGCGCGGCCACCACCGTCTGGTGCGCGACGAGCCCGGCGCTGGCGGGGCTGGGCGGCGTGTATTGCGAGGACAACGACATCGCGGCGGCGGTGCCGGCCGACCACCAGCCGCTCGACGGCGTGCTGCCGTGGGCGATCGACGGCGAGGCGGCACGGCGCCTGTGGACGTTGAGCGAGCGGATGACGGGCGTGGATTTCGCGATCTAG